In Anolis sagrei isolate rAnoSag1 chromosome 9, rAnoSag1.mat, whole genome shotgun sequence, the following proteins share a genomic window:
- the MYEF2 gene encoding myelin expression factor 2: MAEGDKFEAATAAPLREAEETTPNDHDEAGGAAMNESGGDANGVKTENDETGKDETSHVKSKYSSKPKAIPSLGHRNRFHPYAKEKSSGSGEKKTINRNRVFISNIPYEMKWQSIKDLMREKVGEVTYVELFKDAEGKSRGCGVVEFRDEEFVKKAMDTMNKYDLNGRPLNIKEDPDGEHARRALQRGSGSFSGGHGPDVAPGLMNLPPSIINNPNIPPEIISNLQAGRLGSTIFVANLDFKVGWKKLKEVFMIAGTVKRADIKEDKDGKSRGMGTVTFEQPIEAVQAISMFNGQFLFDRPMHVKMDDKSVPHDDFRVADSKTPQLPRGLGGIGMGLGPGGQPISATQLSMGGGGMGSVAPGGMGVDGPGFGGMSRMTAGVGGFGGMKGMASMGGFGGVSRMGGMGTVDDFRGNIGTGMTGGIGTGMGGMATGMGEMFRGGMGGSIDRDFGRSDMAMNRGFADSFGRMGGAMVGGFAGGMGASNMGPVGSGMSSGISSMNSMTGGMGGMGMGMDRMSSTFDRMGPTMGTGLDRNIDMDRGFVPGPMGSGARERGGSKGNQIFVRNLPFDLTWQKLKEKFNQCGHVMFAEIKMENGKSKGCGTVRFDSPESAEKACRVMNGIKISGREIDVRLDRIA; this comes from the exons ATGGCGGAAGGCGACAAGTTCGAGGCGGCAACTGCGGCGCCCTTGAGGGAGGCCGAAGAGACAACCCCCAACGACCACGACGAAGCCGGCGGAGCGGCCATGAACGAGAGCGGGGGCGACGCCAATGGGGTGAAAAc GGAGAATGATGAAACTGGAAAGGATGAGACTTCACATGTGAAATCCAAGTATTCTTCCAAACCGAAGGCAATCCCATCTCTTGGACACAGGAATAGGTTCCATCCCTATGCAAAGGAGAAGAGTTCAGGCAGTGGTGAAAAGAAAACCATTAACCGTAACAGAGTATTCATTAGCAACATCCCATATGAAATGAAATGGCAATCTATTAAAGATCTTATGAGAGAGAAAG TTGGTGAGGTTACATACGTGGAGCTGTTTAAGGATGCAGAAGGCAAATCAAGG GGCTGTGG TGTGGTTGAATTCAGAGATGAAGAATTTGTCAAGAAGGCAATGGACACTATGAATAAATATGACCTTAACGGAAGACCACTGAACATAAAAGAG GATCCAGATGGGGAGCACGCCCGTAGGGCCTTGCAGCGTGGGAGTGGAAGCTTCTCAGGAGGACATGGCCCAGATGTAGCACCTGGCTTGATGAATTTGCCACCTTCTAttatcaataatccaaacattcCCCCTGAAATTATCAGCAATCTGCAAGCTGGTAGGCTTGGGTCCACCATTTTTGTTGCCAAT CTTGACTTTAAAGTTGGTTGGAAGAAATTAAAGGAGGTGTTCATGATTGCTGGAACTGTAAAACGTGCCGACATTAAAGAAGACAAGGATGGCAAAAGTCGAGGGATGGGAACAGTGACCTTTGAACAGCCAATCGAGGCTGTTCAGGCAATAT CAATGTTCAATGGACAGTTCCTGTTCGATAGACCAATGCATGTTAAAATG GATGACAAGTCGGTTCCTCATGACGATTTCCGTGTAGCAGATAGCAAAACACCACAGTTGCCCC GTGGTCTTGGTGGCATTGGAATGGGACTTGGACCTGGTGGGCAGCCCATAAGTGCAACCCAGCTGagcatgggaggaggaggaatggggaGCGTGGCTCCAGGAG GAATGGGAGTTGATGGTCCCGGCTTCGGAGGAATGAGTAGAATGACTGCAG GTGTTGGTGGATTTGGTGGCATGAAAGGAATGGCGAGCATGGGAGGATTTGGAGGAGTCAGTAGAATGGGAG GAATGGGCACTGTGGATGATTTCAGAGGGAATATTGGTACCGGAATGACTGGTGGCATAGGAACAGGCATGGGAGGCATGGCAACCGGTATGGGAG AAATGTTCCGTGGAGGAATGGGTGGAAGCATCGATAGAGATTTTGGCCGGAGTGACATGGCTATGAACCGTGGTTTTGCAGACTCATTTGGAAGAATGG GTGGTGCAATGGTTGGTGGTTTTGCAGGAGGAATGGGAGCTTCTAATATGGGCCCAGTAGGATCTGGAATGA GCAGTGGAATAAGCAGCATGAACAGCATGACTGGAGGCATGGGCGGCATGGGGATGGGCATGGATCGAATGAGTTCCACTTTTGATCGAATGGGGCCCACCATGGGAACTGGTCTGGACAGAAATATTGACATGGATAGAGGATTTGTGCCCGGTCCGATGGGGAGTGGCGCGAGAGAGCGCGGAGGCTCCAAAGGCAACCAAATATTTGTCAGAAAT CTTCCTTTTGACTTGACCTGGCAGAAGCTCAAGGAAAAGTTCAACCAGTGTG GCCATGTTATGTTTgcagaaataaaaatggaaaatggaaaatcgAAGGGCTGTGGGACGGTCAGATTCGACTCGCCAGAATCGGCAGAAAAGGCCTGTAGAGTAATGAATGGCATCAAAATCAGTGGCCGAGAAATCGATGTACGCTTGGATCGCATTGCATAA